In Ornithorhynchus anatinus isolate Pmale09 chromosome 17, mOrnAna1.pri.v4, whole genome shotgun sequence, the following proteins share a genomic window:
- the GIT1 gene encoding ARF GTPase-activating protein GIT1 isoform X1, with translation MARKVPRAEVCADCSAPDPGWASINRGVLVCDECCSVHRSLGRHISIVKHLRHSPWPPTLLQMVHTLASNGANSIWEHSLLDPAQVQSGRRKANPQDKVHPTKSEFIRAKYQMLAFVHKLPCRDDDGVTAKDLSKQLHSSVRTGNLETCLRLLSLGAQANFFHPEKGTTPLHVAAKAGQTLQAELLVVYGADPGAPDVNGRTPIDYARQAGHHDLADRLVECQYELTDRLAFYLCGRKPDHKNGHYIIPQMADSLDLSELAKAAKKKLQALSNRLFEELAMDVYDEVDRRENDAVWLATQNHSTLVTERSAVPFLPVNPEYSATRNQGRQKLARFNAREFATLIIDILSEAKRRQQGKSLGSPTDNLDFSLRSQSDPDDQHDYDSVASDEDTDQEPLRSANAGRNNRARSMDSSDLSDGAVTLQEYLELKKALAASEAKVQQLLKVNSSLSDELRRLQREIHKLQAENSQIRQQTGPAPPAPGSGDRTDHGHLNVGAHRRDRQAFSMYEPGTALKPFGAQPGDELATRLQPFHGSELEDDAMYSVHIPPSLYRIRKGVSASAGPFPPSSPLLSCPSDGGRHMSKLSRHGSGTDSDYDNTQSGEPLLGLEGKRFLDLGKDEDFHAELDGPEGELDPGLPSTEDVILKTEQVTKNIQELLRAAQEFKHDSFVPCSEKIHVAVTEMASLFPKRPALEPVRSSLRLLNASAYRLQSECRKTAPPEPGAPVDFQLLTQQVIQCAYDIAKAAKQLVTITTREKKQ, from the exons ATGGCTCGGAAGGTGCCGCGGGCCGAGGTGTGCGCCGACTGCAGCGCCCCGG ACCCCGGCTGGGCCTCCATCAACCGGGGTGTGCTGGTCTGCGACGAATGCTGCAGCGTCCACCGCAGCTTGGGCCGCCACATCTCCATCGTCAAGCACTTGcgccacagtccctggccccccacCCTGCTGCAG aTGGTCCACACACTCGCCAGCAATGGGGCCAACTCTATCTGGGAACACTCGCTGCTGGACCCCGCCCAGGTGCAGAGTGGCCGGCGAAAGGCCAATCCCCAGGACAAAGTCCA ccccaccaagtCAGAGTTCATCCGGGCCAAGTATCAGATGCTGGCATTTGTGCACAAGCTGCCCTGCAGGGATGATGACGGGGTCACCGCCAAGGACCTCAGCAAG caACTTCATTCTAGTGTGCGGACGGGCAACCTGGAGACCTGCCTCCGCCTGTTATCCCTGGGCGCCCAGGCCAATTTCTTCCACCCAGAGAAAGGCACCACGCCCCTGCACGTGGCAGCCAAGGCTGGGCAGACCCTGCAGGCCGAGCTGCTGGTGGTGTACGGGGCCGACCCCGGTGCCCCAGACGTCAACGGGCGCACCCCCATTGACTATGCCAG GCAGGCCGGGCACCACGACCTGGCTGACCGGCTGGTGGAGTGCCAGTATGAGCTGACCGACCGGCTGGCTTTCTACCTCTGTGGACGCAAGCCAG ACCACAAGAATGGGCATTACATCATCCCCCAGATGGCTGACAG CCTGGACCTCTCAGAGTTGGCTAAGGCAGCCAAGAAGAAACTGCAAGCG CTCAGCAACCGGCTGTTTGAGGAACTGGCCATGGACGTCTATGATGAAGTGGACCGGCGAGAGAACGATGCTG TGTGGCTGGCGACACAGAACCACAGCACCTTGGTGACGGAGCGCAGTGCTGTGCCCTTCCTACCGGTCAACCCGGAATACTCGGCTACACGCAACCAG GGGCGACAGAAACTAGCTCGCTTCAATGCCCGTGAGTTCGCCACCCTGATCATTGATATCCTCAGCGAGGCCAAGCGGAGGCAGCAGGGCAAGAGCCTGGGTAGCCCAACAG ACAACCTCGACTTCTCGCTGCGGAGCCAGAGCGACCCCGACGACCAGCACGACTACGACAGCGTGGCATCCGACGAGGACACGGATCAGGAGCCGCTACGCAGCGCCAACGCCGGCCGCAACAACCGGGCCCGA AGCATGGACTCGTCGGACCTGTCGGATGGGGCGGTCACCCTGCAGGAGTACCTGGAGCTCAAGAAGGCCCTGGCTGCCTCTGAAGCCAAAGTGCAGCAGCTCCTCAAGGTCAACAGCAGCCTGAGCGACGAGCTGCGGCGGCTGCAGCGGGAG ATCCACAAACTGCAGGCCGAGAACTCGCAGATCCGCCAGCAGACTggcccggcgcccccggcccccgggtccGGCGACCGGACCGACCACGGCCACCTGAACGTGGGCGCCCACCGCCGGGACCGCCAGGCGTTCTCCAtgtatgagccaggcaccgccCTCAAGCCCTTTGGTGCCCAGCCCGGGGACGAGCTAGCCACCCGGCTCCAGCCCTTCCACGGCAGT GAACTGGAAGATGACGCCATGTACTCTGTCCACATCCCCCCCAGCCTGTACCGG ATCCGGAAGGGAGTCTCTGCCTCAGCCGGGCcgttcccgccctcctccccgctgctTTCCTGCCCGTCGGATGGGGGCCGCCACATG agcaagCTGTCCCGGCACGGAAGCGGTACCGACAGCGACTACGACAACACCCAGAGCGGGGAGCCACTGCTTGG CCTGGAGGGGAAACGCTTCCTGGACCTGGGCAAGGACGAGGACTTCCACGCTGAGCTGGATGGCCCGGAAGGGGAGCTGGACCCCGGGCTGCCCAGCACCGAAGATGTGATCCTGAAGACGGAGCAGGTCACCAAGAACATCCAGGAGCTTCTACGCGCCGCACAGGAGTTCAAGCACGACAG CTTTGTGCCATGTTCAGAGAAGATCCATGTGGCGGTGACAGAGATGGCCTCTCTCTTTCCAAAG AGGCCAGCCCTGGAGCCCGTGCGCAGCTCCCTCCGCCTGCTGAACGCCAGCGCCTACCGGCTGCAGAGCGAGTGCCGCAAGACGGCACCCCCCGAACCGGGGGCCCCCGTGGACTTTCAGCTGCTCACTCAGCAGGTGATCCAGTGTGCCTACGACATCGCCAAGGCTGCCAAGCAGCTGGTCACCATCACCACCCGAGAAAAGAAGCAGTga
- the GIT1 gene encoding ARF GTPase-activating protein GIT1 isoform X2, with the protein MARKVPRAEVCADCSAPDPGWASINRGVLVCDECCSVHRSLGRHISIVKHLRHSPWPPTLLQMVHTLASNGANSIWEHSLLDPAQVQSGRRKANPQDKVHPTKSEFIRAKYQMLAFVHKLPCRDDDGVTAKDLSKQLHSSVRTGNLETCLRLLSLGAQANFFHPEKGTTPLHVAAKAGQTLQAELLVVYGADPGAPDVNGRTPIDYARQAGHHDLADRLVECQYELTDRLAFYLCGRKPDHKNGHYIIPQMADRSRQKCMSQSLDLSELAKAAKKKLQALSNRLFEELAMDVYDEVDRRENDAVWLATQNHSTLVTERSAVPFLPVNPEYSATRNQGRQKLARFNAREFATLIIDILSEAKRRQQGKSLGSPTDNLDFSLRSQSDPDDQHDYDSVASDEDTDQEPLRSANAGRNNRARSMDSSDLSDGAVTLQEYLELKKALAASEAKVQQLLKVNSSLSDELRRLQREIHKLQAENSQIRQQTGPAPPAPGSGDRTDHGHLNVGAHRRDRQAFSMYEPGTALKPFGAQPGDELATRLQPFHGSELEDDAMYSVHIPPSLYRSKLSRHGSGTDSDYDNTQSGEPLLGLEGKRFLDLGKDEDFHAELDGPEGELDPGLPSTEDVILKTEQVTKNIQELLRAAQEFKHDSFVPCSEKIHVAVTEMASLFPKRPALEPVRSSLRLLNASAYRLQSECRKTAPPEPGAPVDFQLLTQQVIQCAYDIAKAAKQLVTITTREKKQ; encoded by the exons ATGGCTCGGAAGGTGCCGCGGGCCGAGGTGTGCGCCGACTGCAGCGCCCCGG ACCCCGGCTGGGCCTCCATCAACCGGGGTGTGCTGGTCTGCGACGAATGCTGCAGCGTCCACCGCAGCTTGGGCCGCCACATCTCCATCGTCAAGCACTTGcgccacagtccctggccccccacCCTGCTGCAG aTGGTCCACACACTCGCCAGCAATGGGGCCAACTCTATCTGGGAACACTCGCTGCTGGACCCCGCCCAGGTGCAGAGTGGCCGGCGAAAGGCCAATCCCCAGGACAAAGTCCA ccccaccaagtCAGAGTTCATCCGGGCCAAGTATCAGATGCTGGCATTTGTGCACAAGCTGCCCTGCAGGGATGATGACGGGGTCACCGCCAAGGACCTCAGCAAG caACTTCATTCTAGTGTGCGGACGGGCAACCTGGAGACCTGCCTCCGCCTGTTATCCCTGGGCGCCCAGGCCAATTTCTTCCACCCAGAGAAAGGCACCACGCCCCTGCACGTGGCAGCCAAGGCTGGGCAGACCCTGCAGGCCGAGCTGCTGGTGGTGTACGGGGCCGACCCCGGTGCCCCAGACGTCAACGGGCGCACCCCCATTGACTATGCCAG GCAGGCCGGGCACCACGACCTGGCTGACCGGCTGGTGGAGTGCCAGTATGAGCTGACCGACCGGCTGGCTTTCTACCTCTGTGGACGCAAGCCAG ACCACAAGAATGGGCATTACATCATCCCCCAGATGGCTGACAG GTCTCGGCAAAAGTGCATGTCTCAGAG CCTGGACCTCTCAGAGTTGGCTAAGGCAGCCAAGAAGAAACTGCAAGCG CTCAGCAACCGGCTGTTTGAGGAACTGGCCATGGACGTCTATGATGAAGTGGACCGGCGAGAGAACGATGCTG TGTGGCTGGCGACACAGAACCACAGCACCTTGGTGACGGAGCGCAGTGCTGTGCCCTTCCTACCGGTCAACCCGGAATACTCGGCTACACGCAACCAG GGGCGACAGAAACTAGCTCGCTTCAATGCCCGTGAGTTCGCCACCCTGATCATTGATATCCTCAGCGAGGCCAAGCGGAGGCAGCAGGGCAAGAGCCTGGGTAGCCCAACAG ACAACCTCGACTTCTCGCTGCGGAGCCAGAGCGACCCCGACGACCAGCACGACTACGACAGCGTGGCATCCGACGAGGACACGGATCAGGAGCCGCTACGCAGCGCCAACGCCGGCCGCAACAACCGGGCCCGA AGCATGGACTCGTCGGACCTGTCGGATGGGGCGGTCACCCTGCAGGAGTACCTGGAGCTCAAGAAGGCCCTGGCTGCCTCTGAAGCCAAAGTGCAGCAGCTCCTCAAGGTCAACAGCAGCCTGAGCGACGAGCTGCGGCGGCTGCAGCGGGAG ATCCACAAACTGCAGGCCGAGAACTCGCAGATCCGCCAGCAGACTggcccggcgcccccggcccccgggtccGGCGACCGGACCGACCACGGCCACCTGAACGTGGGCGCCCACCGCCGGGACCGCCAGGCGTTCTCCAtgtatgagccaggcaccgccCTCAAGCCCTTTGGTGCCCAGCCCGGGGACGAGCTAGCCACCCGGCTCCAGCCCTTCCACGGCAGT GAACTGGAAGATGACGCCATGTACTCTGTCCACATCCCCCCCAGCCTGTACCGG agcaagCTGTCCCGGCACGGAAGCGGTACCGACAGCGACTACGACAACACCCAGAGCGGGGAGCCACTGCTTGG CCTGGAGGGGAAACGCTTCCTGGACCTGGGCAAGGACGAGGACTTCCACGCTGAGCTGGATGGCCCGGAAGGGGAGCTGGACCCCGGGCTGCCCAGCACCGAAGATGTGATCCTGAAGACGGAGCAGGTCACCAAGAACATCCAGGAGCTTCTACGCGCCGCACAGGAGTTCAAGCACGACAG CTTTGTGCCATGTTCAGAGAAGATCCATGTGGCGGTGACAGAGATGGCCTCTCTCTTTCCAAAG AGGCCAGCCCTGGAGCCCGTGCGCAGCTCCCTCCGCCTGCTGAACGCCAGCGCCTACCGGCTGCAGAGCGAGTGCCGCAAGACGGCACCCCCCGAACCGGGGGCCCCCGTGGACTTTCAGCTGCTCACTCAGCAGGTGATCCAGTGTGCCTACGACATCGCCAAGGCTGCCAAGCAGCTGGTCACCATCACCACCCGAGAAAAGAAGCAGTga
- the TP53I13 gene encoding tumor protein p53-inducible protein 13 isoform X5: protein MARVEPGQAAHWLWRRKRRALANTLDPQRHPTLAWGRQRLCPGEAMQALATALTLQPWRLPGREAVRAPPISASMEQPAPPGARRRPPRNAQEATPSPADSLGKTANATAVTEAPGPARPTAQRGDALQAEEGEGGSNGSRAQLLGPGSRAGCVCPEKAPPAFQVAVAPTPAPAQRARGSTPRTEEAAWAATALTFLLVVLTLAVLCARLHRNFRRGHSLYWEPGPALDGQDTVAAVLKRRMLSGPGRHKRWRRSRQRPLLSSTTDGDSSDD, encoded by the exons ATGGCCCGGGTGGAGCCGGGCCAGGCTGCTCACTGgctgtggaggagaaagaggagagcgcTTGCCAACACCCTTGACCCCCAACGCCACCCCACGCTGGCCTGGGGCAGGCAGCGTCTTTGCCCAGGAGAGGCCATGCAG GCCCTGGCCACGGCCCTCACCCTCCAGCCCTGGCGCCTTCCCGGGAGAGAAGCAGTGCGAGCCCCACCCATTTCCGCCAGCATGGAGCAGCCCGCTCCCCCTGGGGCCAGGAGGAGGCCACCCCGCAATGCCCAGGAGGCTACCCCCTCCCCTGCCGACTCCCTGGGGAAGACAGCGAACGCGACTGCGGTCACAGAAGCCCCCGGGCCGGCCCGACCCACTGCCCAACGGGGTGACGCCCTGCaggctgaggagggagagggcggcaGCAATGGGTCCAGGGCTCAGCTCctggggccggggagtcgggcaGGCTGTGTGTGCCCAGAGAAGGCCCCCCCGGCCTTTCAGGTGGCCGtggccccgaccccagccccagcccagcgggCCCGGGGCTCCACCCCCCGCACCGAGGAGGCGGCCTGGGCTGCCACGGCCCTGACGTTCCTCCTGGTGGTGCTGACGCTGGCCGTGCTCTGCGCGCGCCTGCACCGCAACTTCCGCCGGGGACACAGTCTCTACTgggagccgggcccggccctGGACGGCCAGGACACCGTGGCCG CGGTGCTGAAACGACGGATGCTCTCCGGCCCCGGGCGGCACAAGCGCTGGCGGCGCTCCCGCCAGAGACCCCTCCTGTCCTCTACCACAGACGGCGACAGCTCCGACGACTGA
- the TP53I13 gene encoding tumor protein p53-inducible protein 13 isoform X2, with protein sequence MAGPVLLLVLAGLLCGASAEVPPTVVTLDTGQSYGDQGRGIAFIYHPCAHPRLQRQLTLLARACVPRPILAPALGLTRERPLALAGWGVVLEMARVEPGQAAHWLWRRKRRALANTLDPQRHPTLAWGRQRLCPGEAMQALATALTLQPWRLPGREAVRAPPISASMEQPAPPGARRRPPRNAQEATPSPADSLGKTANATAVTEAPGPARPTAQRGDALQAEEGEGGSNGSRAQLLGPGSRAGCVCPEKAPPAFQVAVAPTPAPAQRARGSTPRTEEAAWAATALTFLLVVLTLAVLCARLHRNFRRGHSLYWEPGPALDGQDTVAAVLKRRMLSGPGRHKRWRRSRQRPLLSSTTDGDSSDD encoded by the exons ATGGCGGGGCCGGTCCTGCTCCTCGTGCTGGCGGGGCTGCTCTGCGGGGCCTCGGCCGAG GTGCCCCCAACTGTGGTCACGTTGGACACAGGGCAGAGTTACGGGGACCAG GGCAGAGGCATCGCCTTCATCTACCACCCTTGTGCCCATCCCCGGCTGCAGCGCCAGCTGACGTTGCTGGCCCGAGCTTGTGTGCCCAGGCCCATCCTCGCCCCCGCTCTTGGGCTCACCCGTGAGCGG CCCCTGGCCCTGGCAGGCTGGGGGGTTGTGCTGGAGATGGCCCGGGTGGAGCCGGGCCAGGCTGCTCACTGgctgtggaggagaaagaggagagcgcTTGCCAACACCCTTGACCCCCAACGCCACCCCACGCTGGCCTGGGGCAGGCAGCGTCTTTGCCCAGGAGAGGCCATGCAG GCCCTGGCCACGGCCCTCACCCTCCAGCCCTGGCGCCTTCCCGGGAGAGAAGCAGTGCGAGCCCCACCCATTTCCGCCAGCATGGAGCAGCCCGCTCCCCCTGGGGCCAGGAGGAGGCCACCCCGCAATGCCCAGGAGGCTACCCCCTCCCCTGCCGACTCCCTGGGGAAGACAGCGAACGCGACTGCGGTCACAGAAGCCCCCGGGCCGGCCCGACCCACTGCCCAACGGGGTGACGCCCTGCaggctgaggagggagagggcggcaGCAATGGGTCCAGGGCTCAGCTCctggggccggggagtcgggcaGGCTGTGTGTGCCCAGAGAAGGCCCCCCCGGCCTTTCAGGTGGCCGtggccccgaccccagccccagcccagcgggCCCGGGGCTCCACCCCCCGCACCGAGGAGGCGGCCTGGGCTGCCACGGCCCTGACGTTCCTCCTGGTGGTGCTGACGCTGGCCGTGCTCTGCGCGCGCCTGCACCGCAACTTCCGCCGGGGACACAGTCTCTACTgggagccgggcccggccctGGACGGCCAGGACACCGTGGCCG CGGTGCTGAAACGACGGATGCTCTCCGGCCCCGGGCGGCACAAGCGCTGGCGGCGCTCCCGCCAGAGACCCCTCCTGTCCTCTACCACAGACGGCGACAGCTCCGACGACTGA
- the TP53I13 gene encoding tumor protein p53-inducible protein 13 isoform X3, with translation MAGPVLLLVLAGLLCGASAEVNFELDKVPPQCLGEPWPLPQEVPPTVVTLDTGQSYGDQPLALAGWGVVLEMARVEPGQAAHWLWRRKRRALANTLDPQRHPTLAWGRQRLCPGEAMQALATALTLQPWRLPGREAVRAPPISASMEQPAPPGARRRPPRNAQEATPSPADSLGKTANATAVTEAPGPARPTAQRGDALQAEEGEGGSNGSRAQLLGPGSRAGCVCPEKAPPAFQVAVAPTPAPAQRARGSTPRTEEAAWAATALTFLLVVLTLAVLCARLHRNFRRGHSLYWEPGPALDGQDTVAAVLKRRMLSGPGRHKRWRRSRQRPLLSSTTDGDSSDD, from the exons ATGGCGGGGCCGGTCCTGCTCCTCGTGCTGGCGGGGCTGCTCTGCGGGGCCTCGGCCGAG GTCAATTTCGAGCTGGATAAAGTCCCCCCCCAGTGCCTGGGAGAGCCGTGGCCTCTGCCCCAGGAG GTGCCCCCAACTGTGGTCACGTTGGACACAGGGCAGAGTTACGGGGACCAG CCCCTGGCCCTGGCAGGCTGGGGGGTTGTGCTGGAGATGGCCCGGGTGGAGCCGGGCCAGGCTGCTCACTGgctgtggaggagaaagaggagagcgcTTGCCAACACCCTTGACCCCCAACGCCACCCCACGCTGGCCTGGGGCAGGCAGCGTCTTTGCCCAGGAGAGGCCATGCAG GCCCTGGCCACGGCCCTCACCCTCCAGCCCTGGCGCCTTCCCGGGAGAGAAGCAGTGCGAGCCCCACCCATTTCCGCCAGCATGGAGCAGCCCGCTCCCCCTGGGGCCAGGAGGAGGCCACCCCGCAATGCCCAGGAGGCTACCCCCTCCCCTGCCGACTCCCTGGGGAAGACAGCGAACGCGACTGCGGTCACAGAAGCCCCCGGGCCGGCCCGACCCACTGCCCAACGGGGTGACGCCCTGCaggctgaggagggagagggcggcaGCAATGGGTCCAGGGCTCAGCTCctggggccggggagtcgggcaGGCTGTGTGTGCCCAGAGAAGGCCCCCCCGGCCTTTCAGGTGGCCGtggccccgaccccagccccagcccagcgggCCCGGGGCTCCACCCCCCGCACCGAGGAGGCGGCCTGGGCTGCCACGGCCCTGACGTTCCTCCTGGTGGTGCTGACGCTGGCCGTGCTCTGCGCGCGCCTGCACCGCAACTTCCGCCGGGGACACAGTCTCTACTgggagccgggcccggccctGGACGGCCAGGACACCGTGGCCG CGGTGCTGAAACGACGGATGCTCTCCGGCCCCGGGCGGCACAAGCGCTGGCGGCGCTCCCGCCAGAGACCCCTCCTGTCCTCTACCACAGACGGCGACAGCTCCGACGACTGA
- the TP53I13 gene encoding tumor protein p53-inducible protein 13 isoform X1 — MAGPVLLLVLAGLLCGASAEVNFELDKVPPQCLGEPWPLPQEVPPTVVTLDTGQSYGDQGRGIAFIYHPCAHPRLQRQLTLLARACVPRPILAPALGLTRERPLALAGWGVVLEMARVEPGQAAHWLWRRKRRALANTLDPQRHPTLAWGRQRLCPGEAMQALATALTLQPWRLPGREAVRAPPISASMEQPAPPGARRRPPRNAQEATPSPADSLGKTANATAVTEAPGPARPTAQRGDALQAEEGEGGSNGSRAQLLGPGSRAGCVCPEKAPPAFQVAVAPTPAPAQRARGSTPRTEEAAWAATALTFLLVVLTLAVLCARLHRNFRRGHSLYWEPGPALDGQDTVAAVLKRRMLSGPGRHKRWRRSRQRPLLSSTTDGDSSDD, encoded by the exons ATGGCGGGGCCGGTCCTGCTCCTCGTGCTGGCGGGGCTGCTCTGCGGGGCCTCGGCCGAG GTCAATTTCGAGCTGGATAAAGTCCCCCCCCAGTGCCTGGGAGAGCCGTGGCCTCTGCCCCAGGAG GTGCCCCCAACTGTGGTCACGTTGGACACAGGGCAGAGTTACGGGGACCAG GGCAGAGGCATCGCCTTCATCTACCACCCTTGTGCCCATCCCCGGCTGCAGCGCCAGCTGACGTTGCTGGCCCGAGCTTGTGTGCCCAGGCCCATCCTCGCCCCCGCTCTTGGGCTCACCCGTGAGCGG CCCCTGGCCCTGGCAGGCTGGGGGGTTGTGCTGGAGATGGCCCGGGTGGAGCCGGGCCAGGCTGCTCACTGgctgtggaggagaaagaggagagcgcTTGCCAACACCCTTGACCCCCAACGCCACCCCACGCTGGCCTGGGGCAGGCAGCGTCTTTGCCCAGGAGAGGCCATGCAG GCCCTGGCCACGGCCCTCACCCTCCAGCCCTGGCGCCTTCCCGGGAGAGAAGCAGTGCGAGCCCCACCCATTTCCGCCAGCATGGAGCAGCCCGCTCCCCCTGGGGCCAGGAGGAGGCCACCCCGCAATGCCCAGGAGGCTACCCCCTCCCCTGCCGACTCCCTGGGGAAGACAGCGAACGCGACTGCGGTCACAGAAGCCCCCGGGCCGGCCCGACCCACTGCCCAACGGGGTGACGCCCTGCaggctgaggagggagagggcggcaGCAATGGGTCCAGGGCTCAGCTCctggggccggggagtcgggcaGGCTGTGTGTGCCCAGAGAAGGCCCCCCCGGCCTTTCAGGTGGCCGtggccccgaccccagccccagcccagcgggCCCGGGGCTCCACCCCCCGCACCGAGGAGGCGGCCTGGGCTGCCACGGCCCTGACGTTCCTCCTGGTGGTGCTGACGCTGGCCGTGCTCTGCGCGCGCCTGCACCGCAACTTCCGCCGGGGACACAGTCTCTACTgggagccgggcccggccctGGACGGCCAGGACACCGTGGCCG CGGTGCTGAAACGACGGATGCTCTCCGGCCCCGGGCGGCACAAGCGCTGGCGGCGCTCCCGCCAGAGACCCCTCCTGTCCTCTACCACAGACGGCGACAGCTCCGACGACTGA
- the TP53I13 gene encoding tumor protein p53-inducible protein 13 isoform X4, which produces MAGPVLLLVLAGLLCGASAEVNFELDKVPPQCLGEPWPLPQEVPPTVVTLDTGQSYGDQGRGIAFIYHPCAHPRLQRQLTLLARACVPRPILAPALGLTRERALATALTLQPWRLPGREAVRAPPISASMEQPAPPGARRRPPRNAQEATPSPADSLGKTANATAVTEAPGPARPTAQRGDALQAEEGEGGSNGSRAQLLGPGSRAGCVCPEKAPPAFQVAVAPTPAPAQRARGSTPRTEEAAWAATALTFLLVVLTLAVLCARLHRNFRRGHSLYWEPGPALDGQDTVAAVLKRRMLSGPGRHKRWRRSRQRPLLSSTTDGDSSDD; this is translated from the exons ATGGCGGGGCCGGTCCTGCTCCTCGTGCTGGCGGGGCTGCTCTGCGGGGCCTCGGCCGAG GTCAATTTCGAGCTGGATAAAGTCCCCCCCCAGTGCCTGGGAGAGCCGTGGCCTCTGCCCCAGGAG GTGCCCCCAACTGTGGTCACGTTGGACACAGGGCAGAGTTACGGGGACCAG GGCAGAGGCATCGCCTTCATCTACCACCCTTGTGCCCATCCCCGGCTGCAGCGCCAGCTGACGTTGCTGGCCCGAGCTTGTGTGCCCAGGCCCATCCTCGCCCCCGCTCTTGGGCTCACCCGTGAGCGG GCCCTGGCCACGGCCCTCACCCTCCAGCCCTGGCGCCTTCCCGGGAGAGAAGCAGTGCGAGCCCCACCCATTTCCGCCAGCATGGAGCAGCCCGCTCCCCCTGGGGCCAGGAGGAGGCCACCCCGCAATGCCCAGGAGGCTACCCCCTCCCCTGCCGACTCCCTGGGGAAGACAGCGAACGCGACTGCGGTCACAGAAGCCCCCGGGCCGGCCCGACCCACTGCCCAACGGGGTGACGCCCTGCaggctgaggagggagagggcggcaGCAATGGGTCCAGGGCTCAGCTCctggggccggggagtcgggcaGGCTGTGTGTGCCCAGAGAAGGCCCCCCCGGCCTTTCAGGTGGCCGtggccccgaccccagccccagcccagcgggCCCGGGGCTCCACCCCCCGCACCGAGGAGGCGGCCTGGGCTGCCACGGCCCTGACGTTCCTCCTGGTGGTGCTGACGCTGGCCGTGCTCTGCGCGCGCCTGCACCGCAACTTCCGCCGGGGACACAGTCTCTACTgggagccgggcccggccctGGACGGCCAGGACACCGTGGCCG CGGTGCTGAAACGACGGATGCTCTCCGGCCCCGGGCGGCACAAGCGCTGGCGGCGCTCCCGCCAGAGACCCCTCCTGTCCTCTACCACAGACGGCGACAGCTCCGACGACTGA